In Aedes albopictus strain Foshan chromosome 3, AalbF5, whole genome shotgun sequence, the genomic window ataaaaacagttataacttttaaaatgacttaacagatcgacttcagcaaccgatattatgattttaaaattctcaacatctaaatgtaacgcaagtcgtattttcaataaaatatatcgaaatattgcaacttcttttaaaccagcaacaagcttggcattacagattattttcatggatgataaaaaagtgattaataattagaaataatagagcagtatggaatattcctggaaatgcaaaattttcccggtggcaatctgaattcccgaatatttcctggttttttcccggtgattccgaattcccggctttttcccggttctcccggttttcccggttcgctggccaccctgcTTTTACCAAATTTTTGAGCCACTACGTTGAGCTCGGTAGATTAACCCTGCAGGTATTTTTTCTACCTGACTATGATGATGAACTAACGTGAATTAACCATCTGCACTGAGAATCACTCTAATAAAGAGacagaaaatgataaaaaaaaatgttggaaaaaagATGATACCGTCGTGCGAGGCTTTTGAAACTTCTTCGCAATTTGAGACactacaggtaatcttcgatttaacgtaccctcgatatagcgaattcaatataacgtacattttgcttcgatataacgtacaacattgaatttttttatttttcccggGAATaatccttagataaactacgaaatcgctcaaatcaatgtttccttgcagcattagccttgttacccagaattaatTTGGGaagcaatttggggaaaaaattagtgtacgttatatcgaagcacaaaaaacgaaatgactttttcgtgaaaactctagtttttcattatttttttttttcaattaaagaGACTTTTCCCTATAAGGGCATTCGTCTCTGGAATAATTTATTTCGAATTTAGAACCAAATCACATTTTCTCAAACTTTCCTTATTCCTAGCAAAAATTCTGTCCAGCTTCCTATTTTGAATTGTGTACCATTCGTCGTTCGTCATCTTGTTCTTATCCGCTTCGGACTCTTCTGTtgcaatttcaatttctgttactCCGCTCAATTGGGTATCCGAACTCTGATCACGCTTTCTCTTTGTTTCTCGCATTGCTTCCTTTCCATTGTCAGCCTTTTTGTTGTTGTCGATGGCAGGGGGTGGCAACTGAGTTTTTTGAAGTTGCGGCGGTCCAGTTTCGATATGTTGATGTTGGTTTGATGCTTTTGTGGCTTCCGAACACTTGACGTTAGGATGCGCAGGTTTGTTGCAATGTTGACAGGTGACGGGCTGATTTCGGTACGTCACACTAGTCGTTTGATCTTTGATTCGGATGTATGACGGAATGTGCTGCTTCAATTCAATGCGCACAACTCGAACACCGTTTGGTGTACCCGGGAAATACTTTTTCCAAACCTCTCGTACTACTGATTTAACTTTACCATACTGGGCCATATGCTCCGCGACGTCTACGTTGGGAATATCTGGCGGCAAATCGTGGACTCTGATATTGATGGCAGAGTCTTCCATGAAAACGGGGATGAGGAACTTTTTGCTATCAATTATCATTGAATGTTTCAAATGATGTGAAGCGGCCAGATTTTCTGCCACCTCCAAGTTGCAAAACTCAATAAGAGTTTGCTTACGGATGCTGTGTAGTTGAAGCACTTTCACTGTCGTCAAGTCCAGTTTGATTTCCTGTTGCAGAAATTTGTGCACGGCGGCAGTATTCGGTCGAGCTGGCAATACGCTGAAGTCGACGACTAGCGTATTTTGGCGTGTACCTCCCATTGTTGGAATTACAATAGAAAGCTGTAGCACGGATAGCAAGCAGAAAGTGAACCGATGCGGTTGAGAGCTGGCTGACAACtgagtttttcattattggttttgtgaatttcatcgaaatcattatctgggattaatttcacgtcgaatatatcaatactaacaaaaaaatattaaatttttccctgcctcgatataacgtacacttcgatataacgtacaaagagaaaacttttttgtacgttatatcgaagagtagcTGTATAACATATTGCGGAAATACAACCAACCCGTTTAGACTCTTGTGCGCAAATTAGttgtgtggattttttttcgcgTGGGGCCACAGATAAAAAACATACCACGTACTAGTGAAAATTGGACGTTGCGTTGTTGAGTACACATTTGGAAACAGCTTtaagtttcttgttgccaagtagagcgctcaagtaaaattccaccttttttcgcaagtaattttgacaactgctccagtatggggagaaacgttacttttccttacggaataatagcgcggactatttttccgcaaggaaaagtgacagctccatttgattcgcacgggaggcgttacgagtgttacacttttttccttacttgccatctgcaaactgcacaagtaattttgaagcggaatcattacttgaccattacttgtcctatgcCAAACGACAAAATACCAAATGACATCATGCCAAACAGGGTAGACCCGTTCAAGGCAATCGAACGCTTTTGGTGTGTGAAGTTTCGGATACAAccgtaataatttttaaaatagttacctttaaattaaatttgttttattAAAGATGTACACTCACTCCACGTCGCCGTTCAAGTTTTCCCTTCTTATGCTACGAACTCGTACGGGATCGGAGCCAGGAAGACGGGCTCCGGTGGGTTCACGATGACCTGCTCGCCGCGGGGTGCCTGTGGCTTGCGCTTCAGACAGATCTTGGCCTTGCGGTTCTTCGTCTTCAGCTCGTGGCGGGCGGCGTCGTTTTCCTTGACACGGCGCAGGAAATCCTCACGGCAGCGCGATGGCTTGACGTGTTCGATGCGGACGTTGATGCGCTTGGCTAGGATCTTTCCGCGGACGCGCTTGTTCACGATGACACCGAGAGCGTGCTTGGTGACGTTGTACACACGACCAGTCTTGCCGTGATAGGCCTTGTAGGGCATACCCTTGTGAACGGCACCGTGTCCCTGGAATAAGAAAGAAAATAAATTCAGATTAGtatatttggatgaaaatgcccATTAGGCAGGCAAATAGGAAGCCAAACATTTTAATAATCAAAGCATATGGCCCGATAAATCATCCATGTTAAATCCACATTTTTTATGAGTTGAAGCtaaaaagtgttgcaagtcaccctgCACTCTAAAaagttttcacgtccgatttacgtgaaatatcacgtagctcatTCGTATTCTCAAAACTTCCGAAGTTACGTGGCGTTAGTCATTTTCACTTGATAACCACGTCGTATGGACCGCCCTGTTAGGTGAGATCCACCTAATTTTCACGTAGACCATTTAAATGCGTTTGTGTTAGTGTATTTCGACTTGGAAGTTTCCGCGAAACGAAAGTTACGTGACTTTCAGGTGTGAAAAAATAATTCAATATGGCGTCGAAAAGTAGGTTGGTGCGAGAACTGCTTGCTAGAATTTCCGTGCAAGTTGCTGTAAGTACTGAACGATAATTGGATTGTTTAAAGCAAATAATAGTGATAAATTTTACGCAGTTGTGACTTTTTCTGTTTTCAATAATTTCAGAGCTGGAATAGGCATTATTGATCTCGTGACGGTAGCGGAGGTCCATCGGAGGAATTCAACGAGTGTTGGAAACGGCTGGACTTCGAAGATTTTCCTTCAACATTTGGAACTTTGCACTTTTAGAAGATCAGAAACGTATGAAGATGTGTTAATTATTTATGTAAGTGTAAATTTATTAAGTATTCTAAAATAAAAGACTGATAAAGATTTTTCATTAATTGTTACATTTCAGTACCAACTTGTTGCGAATTTGAGGAAGCAAAAGATTTCAAATCCCTAcaaaatgcaatgatatattcattTTACGGTAGGGTACAATCTgttttttcattgcattttgtaaGGATTCAATTTCTCTTGCCTCTTCAAATACGTTGCAAGCTGGTGGGCCTgctttattttcattcaaaaatcaTGTAGAAATTACGTGAAATTCATGTAGAGCTAATCATGTTTTCACGTAAAAGTTACCTGAAATTCCAGTGGCACTCGCCCATATTTCACGTAAAAGATACGTAAAATGCGAGTCAAATTCACCTGACTCATCACGTCGATTCGCGAAGCTTAAATTTGTCCAGCTACCTGACATTCCGGTGAAGATgacgtgaaaaatatggtggatGAAAACTACCcatcttttcacgtaaatcggacgtgaaaatttttcagagtgtGTGCTATATCTTGCATTTACATAACAATAGTttaactacactaaggatactgttcgtatgtttttcataatttacatcttatgaatcagtgtTTTGGGCGAGATGGACCGTGAAcggtcttagccgtctgtcattAAGACACCACAAAAAAAggatcagttatttttattttttttcatcatttaatagttctcgtatgcttttcatacattgaaaagcgaaatccataagacttgaatgtaaaatctcataagaaacatcgtatgaaaatcataagatgtgttatgaaacaccattgctaaaaaacaacaaaaccttttattggcttctaaccacttcaacttccgatgggcgtatgagtaaaacacgcactcgccaaccttgatgTTCCTAAATCGATAcgaggttgcgatttttttgaaaaatttgtacaaaatatttcataaagtcATAAGACATAGCTTTTAGTTTTTATagattatcggtatgattttcatacgcgagtgttatgaaatttatacagtaacagtatgacaataatagttggcgctttgaatccaaaatcatagttcgtaactatgattttcgcaagaaatacttgtggcaaaaaatcttaGTTAATTAAttttttcggagttgcagtatcctcagtgtatacTGTACATAACTATAAGCTTAACTGGAGtgattgatttctcttcatcgattgttTCTTTGGGTTAgagagtgtaataaggagagcgaggataaacacgaatgggacgattttcacgaaatccgttcagctgcttggtttcgctgatgatattgatattagggagattaggggcataatggacaccctaagcaaatgagtacgtttggCCTGTATAACCGAAaataacttaacatattatcagttgacttacagccttacagctTACTTGTGTTTTTAAGGGCAGACTGTGGattactactttttattcatacgggtCAATGTCTTGTTCCTTCACACTTGTGCATTAAAGGttaaacataaaagtcaacgggttcggtaaaaacaggggtgtcaatttcgccccgggtgtcaattatgcccctaatccccctatagctggtaaatttgagacaatggcggaaacgtacatccgactaaagattgAAGCAAAGCGGATCGGATTAGTGATTattatgtgtcgaagacaaagtaccgtgaggtgcccatatttcgtgcacttaagaattctcaaagtttgataaacgtctgaaattttaccatgaagtagggtctgggaccatttgggcaggagcacctattttgggcactggtataactcagtcaatttcaaacagattgacttgaatttctgtacatggctagatactgtgcctagctgatcgtgtttcaaaaatcaagtcaatcggttaaaaattgactgagttatagcagcaagtgcccaaaattggtgctcctgcccaaatggtcccagaccctatatcagatttatttcttcaataatatttagtgctggtactgtagctcccaagaaaaatataaattaggcaacttcacattatacgagatagttacagcattagttttcatttgtttgaaagtgccaaatttcgtgcacgggttccaaatttcgttcaaaatgggtccaaatttcgctcactctagAAGACGTAGAATTCGCCTAAATGTGTTAATTTTCAAAAGGTAGCATACTCTAACAATACCAATGAAACCATAACGTGGAGATAAAATCGATGTCTGTGAcgaaatatgagtgaatatttgctGTTTCCCATGTTCGTGCCGGATGTTTACATTAagatttcaaaaaattcttctgtaGTTTTAGTGGTTATTATTTTTGACGATTGGTTTGCTCTTAAATTGACATCTTAATTAAACTATATATTGTTTgctatttgaatcaaatgttcacTAACTTTACTGATAGTCAGTAATGTGAGTCAATTCATTTTCGTGATTGTAGCTGTTTACCTTTCTATTATGTGTCATTAATAGTCACATTCCTCGGGAGGTTAGTTCTAGTAAAATGTCGCCGTCCAAATTTGTGTTCTGACAATAAGGCTTATGGCAATAATTTGCATGAATGAAACTAGCGGCTGTTTCAATGTTTGGATAAATAAAATCATCCTGAGCTTACTTAGTATTCccacatttataaatttgtttattttttctcactttctacgtagtttatgagcagtccctagctaattttaaaccaattgaaatAGTTATTAGAACTATTAATTATAACCGAATCATGCAATGGCTACACGCACACATGAACCCCTAAAATAAAGTTATAAAAAAGAGTGCGcgaaattagggacccatacaagttttgggttcctaatttcgccaacaacataaatgttgaaacaaaatGAGACAACagcatttttaagaatttttattgcgtattataataaaacatattgaattgaaataatcaaacataaattggaatatttacttTTGCTAGAGATCCAAATACTTGTTCACTTCCGTGAGTGTTGATTTTCTCGTATCTCTGAATACGGCATCTGCTATTTGCAcacatttgcaatttatttttcaatctttgacataaatcaaatttttcatttctttttttgtgaattgtattgagatcaaatgtagttttgaggttatagcaaactttggatgattccgctgttaattagataataatgctctcagatgtcagaagttaacgaagtttgggcgcgcacgaaattagggcaccccacggtacatgatggcaaagggctgcttatggaaaaaatattgatttattaccgatttcaGGCCAAACCTagggccaaacatttcaataggtcctatctgcgtttgagaggctctctttgttcactttctctttcaattacagCAATGTAATGGTATACTTTTcatctatttttgcagtacaaatcaaaagacgattgttttagaaaagtgtgacagtgattctataacattccccagaaaaccattccccagaataccaatccccagaattccattccccagaaaaccatttcccagaatgtaccattccccagaatgtaccatttcccagaaatccattccccagaaatccattccccagaatgcaccattccccagaaatccattccccagaaaagcttaatatactctgctaaaaagtttaattcgatacacaaacagtaagATGTTGATCATGATCATGATAtgtcccggacagacatgtgatacgagtatgattcctgtacaacggtacgcagtgtcaagaaaattctaacaagactgacttgaactgagagaattttcagtatggcactcatttcaagcgcaattgtacagtgattcttgtatcacatgtgtgtcataagtattataggcaaggattttaacattatagtgttattacgagcaaatatctattttttgtacggtatatgtaacaaattaaggtaaaaatgtatacatacatacatatccataaaaatattctacaatggttcaaacgtttaattaccattgcacacagttgcatgttgatctttaaacctatcttgaaagttcacaaactgttagttgcgttgctataaaatgttttgtttttgacagatttgtgaaaattgtgcagcacttgttttacgatgaataacgttttaaaagtgatgtgcaaaatttacagagaaaacgcatattcttctgatgttgttcagtgtacaagatactaaagactcaactgaccacgtttttctttgcaaacggttggagggatccatcccaatggctgttcctaattattcgcttcaaaggctcttcattcatgcggtatgagacgggctttcatcattattccaatactatggaatggaatagaaaaagtgaacatttaagcagttttaatgccaacaattctaaatatttttaatgaagaagggaaaaagtatcattgttttccttttggcattcaaaaacccaacaatgttccttctttttaaacaatattcttcttaaaattaaggcaattagtaaaaaattttaaattataactgcttacattttcaacatagattctcccttcttttctacataggctgttctttcgaattgcactttacaggaaattatgggcattattacaaccaccggtgttaaattgctgttatatttattatatattttttttttcaaatttctgaaCATCTGTACTTGTGGTGCCGACTGTAACtagcctaaacattgtaactcgaaagaacagcctatgtagaaaagaaaggaaaatctatgttgaaaaagtaagcagttgtgatgccgataatttcctgaaaagtgcaattcgaaagaacagcctatgcagcaaagaaggataagtctatgttgaaaatgaaagcagttataattccaataattgtaccaattgcctaaattctaaaaataagcttgtttaaaaaaaggaacagtgttgggtttttgaatgccgcaaggaaaacaatgtcatcacagacaaacagacgtaacacttcgaacatttttcgatttaaattttagtctcggaaataggttcgcttcatcaactaggtggcagtagtgagcaaacgtcaaactcaaacaaaaactatgcgagcgccacgaattggcagttggtcaactctcaaattttcaaataaaccgttaaatcgatgtacgatggcaattatcagagtgttacgtttccttcttcgttaaaaaaaatgtttgagtcgttataagaattgttggcattacaactgcttatatgtttatcaaaaattttcccttcttttgcataggctgttctttccagttgcacttttcaagaaattatcggcattgcaactgcttactttttttaacatagattctcccttcttttttgcataggctgttctttcgaattacacttttcgggaaattatgggcattacagcctccaccggtgttaaaattgctgttatatttatttcatatttttttctaaatttctaaacac contains:
- the LOC109403451 gene encoding large ribosomal subunit protein eL21, yielding MTNSKGYRRGTRDMFSRPFRKHGTIPLSTYLKVYKAGDYVDIKGHGAVHKGMPYKAYHGKTGRVYNVTKHALGVIVNKRVRGKILAKRINVRIEHVKPSRCREDFLRRVKENDAARHELKTKNRKAKICLKRKPQAPRGEQVIVNPPEPVFLAPIPYEFVA